From a single Gracilimonas sp. genomic region:
- a CDS encoding nuclear transport factor 2 family protein, with product MKKLSLLLICLFISFTAFAQTELELIQETLTDYIEGTANGEPDRLHKAFHPDFNLYTVIGDDSLRVWDGQDYISGFREGRKSTRIGRIISIDHENNAATAKVEIVMPNRGVYTDYFLLLKLKEGWKIIHKTYTGRDFYGDKE from the coding sequence ATGAAAAAACTTAGCCTGTTATTAATCTGCTTATTTATCAGCTTTACAGCTTTCGCTCAAACAGAATTAGAACTCATCCAGGAAACCCTAACCGATTATATAGAAGGAACCGCCAACGGAGAACCGGACCGCTTGCATAAAGCTTTTCATCCCGACTTTAATTTATATACCGTGATTGGTGACGACAGTCTCAGGGTTTGGGATGGCCAGGATTATATTTCGGGATTCCGGGAGGGACGAAAAAGCACCCGCATTGGCCGGATTATTTCTATCGATCATGAGAACAATGCAGCAACTGCCAAAGTGGAAATTGTAATGCCGAATCGTGGTGTATATACCGATTATTTCCTGCTCCTGAAGTTGAAAGAGGGCTGGAAAATCATCCATAAAACTTATACCGGGCGGGATTTTTATGGTGACAAGGAATAA
- a CDS encoding MBL fold metallo-hydrolase, giving the protein MIRYLLLSLLFISGCTEKSTPDETEQTGQFITILGIAQDAGFPQADCQKEHCQQFWKGEVKKRLVVSLGLTDQSTGQNWMFEATPDFTAQLHQLKKTSANEDLSGVFLTHAHIGHYTGLMYLGHEVMGASEVPVYTMPRMKSYLQANGPWSQLVTMDNISFQQLRSDSTIRLTPNLSVTPFLVPHRDEYSETVGYRISSPNKDVLFIPDINKWHIWEKNIIEEIADVDLALLDGTFYDSAELPGRDMSEIPHPYVEESIELFKDLPESEKAKVMFIHFNHTNPLILDSPERRKVEKLGFKVASEGLTLRL; this is encoded by the coding sequence ATGATCAGATATTTACTTTTATCCCTGCTTTTTATTTCCGGGTGCACCGAAAAGTCCACTCCAGATGAAACTGAACAGACTGGACAGTTCATCACCATTTTGGGCATTGCACAGGATGCCGGTTTCCCGCAGGCTGATTGCCAAAAAGAGCATTGCCAACAATTTTGGAAAGGAGAGGTAAAGAAGCGGCTTGTTGTAAGTCTTGGATTAACCGATCAATCCACCGGCCAAAACTGGATGTTTGAGGCCACTCCTGATTTCACCGCTCAGCTGCATCAGCTTAAAAAAACTAGCGCCAATGAAGATCTTTCCGGTGTGTTTTTAACTCATGCGCACATTGGTCACTATACCGGGTTGATGTATCTCGGTCATGAGGTGATGGGTGCATCAGAAGTGCCGGTTTATACTATGCCACGGATGAAATCCTACCTGCAAGCCAACGGACCTTGGAGCCAACTGGTTACCATGGATAATATCTCATTCCAACAACTTCGCTCTGATTCTACCATCCGACTAACTCCAAACCTGTCCGTAACTCCGTTTTTAGTTCCTCACCGGGATGAGTACTCTGAAACAGTTGGCTATAGAATCAGTTCCCCAAATAAGGATGTGCTATTCATTCCGGATATTAATAAATGGCATATTTGGGAAAAGAACATCATCGAAGAAATTGCCGATGTGGATCTCGCTCTACTTGATGGTACTTTCTATGATTCTGCAGAACTACCTGGCCGGGATATGAGTGAAATCCCGCACCCTTATGTAGAGGAAAGCATTGAGCTTTTCAAAGACCTGCCCGAATCCGAAAAAGCCAAAGTGATGTTCATTCATTTTAATCATACAAATCCGCTTATTCTGGATAGCCCCGAGCGCAGGAAAGTAGAAAAGCTGGGATTCAAAGTTGCTTCAGAAGGATTAACCCTCCGGCTATGA
- a CDS encoding metalloregulator ArsR/SmtB family transcription factor has translation MGILMNIPDLDVFQVIADPSRRKILEMLTRETHTINSLAENFDISRPAISKHVNILHDNGFITITNKGRERHCSLHTDGFLEVQRWLSFFTDFWRKKISDS, from the coding sequence ATGGGGATACTTATGAATATTCCGGATTTAGATGTTTTCCAGGTAATAGCCGACCCAAGTCGAAGAAAAATTCTTGAAATGCTAACCCGGGAAACACATACGATAAACTCTTTAGCCGAAAATTTTGACATCAGCAGACCCGCCATTTCCAAGCATGTAAATATCCTTCACGATAACGGCTTTATCACTATCACAAATAAGGGAAGGGAACGTCACTGTTCTTTACACACCGATGGATTTCTGGAAGTACAGCGATGGCTTAGCTTCTTTACCGACTTCTGGAGAAAGAAGATCAGCGACTCATAG
- a CDS encoding serine hydrolase: protein MRRLLLFVLFFVSTSTLQAQSYYPGSWGDWEKKSPEEVGMNAEKIQAAIEYALAEETDNPRSMEENHYGTFGREPFGDGIGPFKDRGEQTGIIVKDGYIIAEWGEPFRVDMTHSVTKSFLTTTVGVAYDRGLIRDVNDKVEAYMAPIYFMEWDNNQNKADRLKEPKVFEPFKGEHNSKITWNHLLRQTSDWEGTLWGKPDWADRPSGDRSEWMTRERHEPGTEWEYNDDRVNLLALAAMNVLREPLPKVLREEVMDKIGASPTWRWMGYENSWVIIDGQQMQAVSGGGHWGGGMFISARDQARFGLLTLRNGRWKDEQIISEEWNKMAQTPTEANSNYGFMNWFLNVNKDRLPSAPTTAFFHLGAGTNMVYVDQENDLVIVARWIKGSAMDGVVKRVLEAVE, encoded by the coding sequence ATGCGCCGGTTATTACTGTTTGTCCTGTTCTTTGTCTCCACTTCAACCCTGCAAGCCCAAAGCTATTATCCCGGAAGCTGGGGTGATTGGGAGAAAAAATCACCGGAAGAAGTGGGCATGAATGCTGAAAAAATTCAGGCAGCCATTGAATATGCCCTGGCCGAAGAGACCGATAATCCCCGCAGCATGGAAGAAAACCATTACGGCACTTTTGGTCGTGAGCCGTTTGGGGATGGAATCGGGCCGTTTAAAGACCGCGGCGAACAAACCGGTATTATTGTAAAAGACGGGTACATCATTGCAGAATGGGGTGAACCGTTCCGGGTTGATATGACGCACAGCGTCACCAAAAGCTTCTTAACCACCACCGTTGGGGTTGCCTATGATCGCGGCTTAATCCGGGATGTAAACGACAAAGTAGAGGCTTACATGGCTCCGATTTATTTCATGGAGTGGGATAACAACCAAAACAAAGCCGACCGGCTTAAAGAGCCAAAAGTGTTTGAACCATTCAAAGGAGAACATAACTCCAAAATCACCTGGAACCACCTGTTACGTCAAACTTCTGATTGGGAAGGAACCCTGTGGGGCAAACCTGACTGGGCCGACCGACCATCCGGCGATCGATCGGAGTGGATGACCCGCGAGCGGCATGAACCCGGAACCGAATGGGAATACAATGATGATCGCGTGAACCTGCTGGCTCTTGCCGCAATGAATGTGCTAAGAGAGCCGCTACCTAAAGTGCTTCGTGAAGAGGTTATGGATAAAATCGGAGCATCTCCTACCTGGCGCTGGATGGGATATGAAAACTCATGGGTAATTATAGACGGACAACAAATGCAAGCCGTAAGCGGTGGAGGGCATTGGGGCGGAGGCATGTTTATCAGCGCCCGAGACCAGGCCCGGTTTGGACTGTTAACATTAAGGAACGGCCGATGGAAAGATGAACAGATTATTTCTGAAGAATGGAATAAAATGGCCCAAACTCCTACCGAAGCCAATTCTAATTATGGCTTTATGAACTGGTTCTTAAATGTGAATAAAGACCGGCTTCCAAGTGCCCCAACTACCGCTTTCTTTCACCTTGGCGCCGGCACAAACATGGTCTATGTAGATCAGGAAAATGATCTGGTTATTGTCGCACGATGGATTAAAGGAAGCGCTATGGATGGGGTTGTAAAACGTGTGTTAGAAGCTGTTGAATGA